A region of the Megalops cyprinoides isolate fMegCyp1 chromosome 21, fMegCyp1.pri, whole genome shotgun sequence genome:
AATTCAGAGTTGAAATAAAAGGGGTACCTTTTCGTGTGAGCTTTTTTCTTTGCAAGAGTATTTGCTGGTTGAGAAGCATAATTCTGTATTGCCAGTACAAATGTAccattaaatattcaaacacTATTGATAAATATGGACGTCCTGTACTAAttttggttttgtatttttatagcagttatttttacatgaaactTTTTGCTGTATGAGGAAATTACCTAACATAGTTTATTGAAATAGTCAGTTTTATAATGAGAAACAAATGGTTCGTATTTCTAGCGATACGTGTCATACATTGATTTaaagaagtgttttttattttaaaaagaaatcacggatttttgtaaaataaaaaataacgtCTATACAGTGTTGTCTACGTTGCACTTACCGGTGGGGCACGGTTGAGGTGCCCCGCCTCTATTTGACGTTTCACCGTGACGTCTGCTCAAACCAAAGATTACTTCCGCGTTCCTTGCATAGCAGCTGGAGCACTGCGAAGATGGCGGAACTTGGGGACCCCGTTAAATAACGTGTGGAAATCCAAAGGATCCGGACCCACAGAACCGGAGGCTGGTGGAGAGACCGTGTTCTCCAGGAACAACGCCCTATGCCATGGCGTCGCCTCATGCCCGAATCGGCCGACAGGCGTTGGCCGTACTGGATGTGGCATTTAGAGTTCCCTGCATCTTTATTATCGACGCCATTTTTAACTCTTACTATGATCCCGGGTCCGGTTGGGCCGGGGCCACTGGAAAGCTCTTACTCCAATTTTTGGGTAAGGTTATTCCGAAAACATATCTCCTGCGTGAATAAGTTTCGTCTGTGTCATCCATGACGTTAACTGTCATTGCTGGCATTTCGAACGAGCTGCTTAGTAGCTAGCCACCCTGCCACTTTGGGTCACCTGTCAAGCGCTTTGGCCTCTTGTTTTGCCACTCTTCCAAATCCGATTTAGCCACCGTTCGCTTGCTAATTGAGTTAACAGCTGGCCTTCTTTTAATGCTGTGAGCAGCGTTAGCTAGTATTATGTTTTATGCCATTCATGTTAAGATCTGACGTTTAAGTTTCCGTTTTGCTACGTAGTTCCACTGTCTGACTTGCTCGCTCGCTGGCTGGTTCTCGAATAGTTTCCCGCGGCCGCACACGCCCAAGTTAGCAAGCAAGTTGATGGCTAGCTATCCAATTAGCAAGGGCATTACACTCCACCTGCGCCGTGTACCTTACTAACACGTTGCTGTGGCTATGACAGGGCACTTTTTGTGTTATGCACGACAGTAGCTCCTAGGAAAGCTCTTTACCAAGGTAAACGATTTCCAGCTAACAATATGACGTTAATCATTTCATCATGCTATGCTTGCTCACTAGCTAATCGCTGTCTGGCATAGGCATCTAACGTTGGGTAGGTAGCCGGCCACATGTTAGCTTTTAAATAGCTTGGTGGCATGGTTATCCTGCTGTCTTGGAACTCTACACTAGCTGCAGTGTAACCAGCTTGATACGATATAACAGATGTGACCTGTTAAAATGCCACTAATTTTACCACTGTAGTGGGTGAATAATGAACATATAGTGTTAGCTAGCCAATTTAGTTACTAAAGTGTAATATTACACAGCTGTTTTGTCGAAGTGGCTGTACGGCTGTAGTGTTGCTATGGATTAAAATGGGTAACAAGATTATTCTGGTTTTGCAGTAGATGACATTGTTGTGCAAACGTAATTATGGGTATTAGTAACTAATTCACTTCGTCCGTGTTCATCTGGCCAGAATCACATTTTGACCTTTTGCAGTGATAACtgaacaaattacattttagcaaAAAGCTTCCCTGTAGTGTGTTCAGCATAAATTTTCTGTGCATAAACAAGAGCAGCCttccattaaaatgtcattgacaTTGAAGGATAAATTGCTGTTTAATAAGGTTTTGTCACACCTTCTCAATTTAAAGTGGCAAATGAAGGCATACTTAAAAGCTGGATGCCCTTTAGGGTTTTCATGACATAATTTAATAGGTGTAAGTAAAAGTTTAATGTAGAGTATATGTATCAAAACTGGAGAACAGAATGAATGTAactatataatgtaatgtaatttggaTATGGTCTTTATCCATGTAGGTATCCTGGTTTCCAGTGTGGTCCTGGTCTTATCTCAGAGGGCCCTCTTCAGGTTCTACATGCTCTTCCTCGCAGTGCTCCTGGGAACAGTGGCCGTCCTCATCAACTACCATGCCAGTTCACATATAGACTTCTACAGCACATACTACAAGGCAGCGCTGGGCTTCAGGCTGCTGCCTCGGAGCGGACCCACACTCTGGTTGGGAATGGCTGTTGTCCAGCTCCTGTTTGGCCTGGGGTACGTGGTGTTGCTAAACGTCCAGTCTATTTTTGCAGCCCTCATCGTCCTTGACATCATGATTCCCATCTGGGGGCTTGTCGTTGAGCTGCCCGTGGACGTGCGGCAGCTGGTGGCTATCACCTCTGGCCTGGTGCTGGCCATCAACACGGCTGTGTACCTGACCCTGAAGCTGAAATGGTTCTATTACTCCTGCCGCTACGTCTTCCTGCTGGTCCGCCACATGTACAGGATCTACGGGGTACAGCTGCTAGTGGAGGACACCTGGAAGAGGATCCGCTTTCCGGACGTGCTGCGGGTCTTCTGGCTGACGCGGATGACGGCACAGGCCATCATCCTGGTGTATGTGGTTAAGGTGGTCAGGAACGAAAACGGCGAGCAGACCTATCTAACCTGGGACGTGTTCTGGGACTTGCTCAGCAACCTCATCATCAGCGGTTGCGACTCCACGCTAACGGTGCTGGGCATGAGCGCGGTTATCTCTTCCATAGCACACTACCTAGGGCTGAGCATCCTGGCTTTCATCGGCTCCACCGAGGAGGAGGACAAGCGTCTGGGCTTCGTGGCGCCGGTTCTGTTCTTCATCCTGGCTCTGCAAACAGGGCTCAGTGGCCTGGACCCCGAGGAGAGACTGGTTCGGCTCAGCCGCAACATGTGCCTTCTGCTGACCGCCATCTTGCATTTCATCCACGGGATGACGGACCCGGTCCTCATGTCTCTGAGTGCCTCCCACGTCTCGTCTGTCCGGAGGCACTTGCCCGTCCTCTTGGTGTCCCTCTGCCTCTTCGTGCTGCCCATCATTCTGAGCTATGCCCTCTGGCATCACTACGCGCTCAACACCTGGCTGTTCGCCGTCACGGCCTTCTGCGTGGAGCTGTGCCTCAAAGTCATCGTGTCCCTGACGGTCTACACGCTGTTCATGGTGGACGGCTACTACAACGTCCTGTGGGAGAAGCTGGACGACTATGTGTACTACATGCGTTCCACGGGCAATGTCATCGAGTTCATCTTCGGTGTCATCATGTTCGGGAATGGAGCGTACACCATGATGTTTGAGTCTGGCAGCAAGATCCGGGCCTGCATGATGTGCCTCCATGCCTACTTCAACATCTACCTTCAGGCTAAGAATGGCTGGAAGACGTTCATCAACCGGCGGACTGCCGTAAAGAAGATCAACTCCCTCCCGGAGGTCAAAGGCAGCCAGCTGCGTGACATTGAGGACGTCTGCGCCATCTGCTACCAGGAGTTTGCCACATCTGCGCGTCTCACTCCCTGCCATCACTACTTTCATGCCCTCTGCTTGCGCAAGTGGTTGTACATCCAGGACACGTGTCCCATGTGCCACCAGAAGGTCTACATAGAAGAGGAGTCCCGGGACAGTGCTCCTTTTTCCAACAACAACGGCTATGTTGCCCCCAATGAGAATGTGGGCGAGTTCCCCGAAGCCGTAGGGGCGGAGGCTGCAGCAGTGGCCGGTGAACCAGAGCTGGAAAATGAACTCCTGGAAGATAATGACAGTATTGAGTACGATGAGGACGAGTGGGGGACACAGAATGGAGGAACGCCTATAGAGGAAGACTATATTAATGATGACACAGACTCCAGTGGGGAATGATCAGAGAATATTTAAGTTTAGCGTCATTATTGTCAACATCAgggatgttctgttttttccttttgtctcttttttgtttgtttctatgtTTGTTTATCAAGGGCTTATGGAGGGGTAAAAATTATAATGAggtgtgtggtacagtgtgCCCAGGGGATACTGACATGTCCAATACAAGAGATTCAAATCCTTTATTTCCTAAGGATGCtaataatcatatttttacTGGTTCACTGACAGTAAATTTGTGAAGATAGCCTTTGTATTAAAAAAGCGTTAAAATGACAGAgttgttgtttctgttggctACATTGACCTGTGTTGGCAGCCCCACAGGccatttttctctttaaaatttGAGGTTCAGATGGCTACCTCATTTACTCCCTTTTCTTTATCCTGGTGGTGAAGAACTACCAAAAAACTAGCTTCTGGTGACTTTCCACCTAGTTAGCTAGGTGGAAAAACAATTCAGCTTAACAGATTTAGATATCCTCATGCATTACTTTAATGTTAGATAATCAGGAGAGGAAACTGTTTTGTGATTTGTAGCTAGCATGTAAGCAAGCAGAAGtatatgaataaaatggaaaaaagttcTCTGTCTTCCCATGCTGTGAATGATGTCTCCATCTGGCTGGGCATGTTCATTGTTTACTTTAGAAATCATTTCTATTTTCAGGATATTCCATGATTGACATGGCTTTTTGCCATGCTGCTGCCTCTTTGGTGGTTCCATAAACACACCTTCTGTCTAAAGCAGTATAACCACACCCTGGCCTAACTGAGTACTATGTAGCCAGCTGTACTTGTAGAGACCTGCTTTTAACTCGTCACATACATAGTCTTTTCAGCAGGCCACTGTCTAACCGTAGGTGAATGTGGCTAATGGAAACAAGCTAATATTTGTTATGATGAAATGCAAAGAATCTCTTAAAATGGACAGGTCAGAGAGTTCTGTGGCAGAAAGAAGGATTTGAGTTAGTGTGATGTGCTGCTGTAACCACATATATACCTCCTCGCATTACTACTGGTCTCTTGTGTGACCTTGCTAAAATTGTGTACATTATTGTACATGTAATAAAATAGATTTTCCTGTATAAAAAAGAGGTATCCAAAtgaatgttttggaaaaaagatGTTAAATTGGAGGAGATTATTCTAAGTGAGATTAAATTTAACAACTCagcattgtattttattcaaaCCATACCTGTGTTAATTGGAGATTTTGGCATTTCAGTCTGAAAGTTCCATAGTGTTTTTTAAGGCCTCTGCCAATTTTGCTATTTCAAATGCCACTTTATTACATGCACAACATATTTGTACCTTATGCTGAAATcacaaaattgcttttttttaatccagaaaTGGGTACACCGTTTTCCTAAGTTATAGCAATATGCCactaaaaattaattttgtggaTGTAATAAATTAAGGTATCCCTCAGTGTACTTCAGAGAAAAAGTTAATGCTGGGGTGTTCTAATCAGGAAGTTATATTCTGATTTTGTGGaatagttgtgtttttttctgaaatgaaggATTTTGATTAGAAATTAACCATCTGCTTTTTAATAGAAGATGGAAACTGATTATTTTGCCTTTCAGTTAAagatttatgtaaataaattccTCTTTCACAGTGCCTCTGTTTACATGTTATATGATACAACACTAGTTTGTGGATCAAGTCAAAATCAGTAATGTATATGAAGTAAAAGTACATCCATTCACTTCACACAGGGTTTTGAGTATAGATATAGGTACATTTTATAAGGAAGTGAGTACTACAAGCAGAAGAAGATGTTCATATGCTGGTAAGGTAATACCAGTTAATCTCATAAACCTACAATAGATCTGCAATGATCTTGCTGTTGAAAAGCAGGTCTGATGAAGTGAGTGAGTTATGTGAAATTTTGAGTTGatgctaaaaaaaagaaaattctgtcATGGCCATACTTGTTATTAGTGTGAAGCCACATTAATGAAGATGTCACACTTTTATGGAGTGCATTTTGGATGGATGCTTAAAAACTATATGGTTCATTTGCTTTCAACGTCAATCTGAAATTGGGCGGTCATATATGCTACGTTAGGGTCAAGGATTGTGAAACTCTCAAAACAAGTTGAAAACTGAAGTGAATGTTAGTGAAACTGCTAGTACGGAAGTACGTTCCTGCCCTTATGGCCGGTGCTGTGACTGactaaatttattttcactgtcgGTGCTAGCCTCACGCATGCGTAGCACGGCTATAACTGCTTGTAGGTTCAGTATTCATAGTTTACCTCTGTCAATCGTTACATCGACTGCACGTCGAGTTTCGATTATTTAACGATTGTAGGCAACAATTATTTGAGCGCATCTGCGGGAGTCCACCACGAGGTGGTAGAGTTAAGCCACTGTCGCCGAGTTAGACACGTACACTCCTATTGGATTCATATAACAGCgcttgtttcattatttatttatatgaacAATGCGagtatgttttaaatgttttcatcaagTGGATTTAAGATCCTATACTTGCATTAACTTGTACCATCTCTGCTAATCGGTACTTAATTTCCTCGCAAATGAAGTGATATGGAAACTACATGTCCCAGAAGAACTGAGGCTTTTGATTGCATTGAGGGAGTTGTAGTTTCCatacatttcccataatgcattgatTGCATTCTGTGAGGGGAGGGTGTGAGCGAACTAGCAACTGTAATATCTCTAAAAACGAGTTTGAAAAAAGGTATACAGATCGGACTGGGGTCACGCTGCACACATATTTAGGAGAAGAATATCGGAGCAAAGTGGTGATCGACATCAGCAATGGTATACAGTGGCCAAAAGCGGCATGAGCAGAGCAAATCGGAAGGGCAATAACTACAAGAAATTACGACAGGACTATCCGGGGAGAGCAGTAGACCTTGCACCCGCAAGTGGAAAGAAGTGTTCACAATGAGAAATGTTTCCAATTGACTCATCGATTTCACCTCGGTTACAGTTTTGTCCAGGACATAGGATTCCTTGCATTACATTCGGGAAGAAAACTCCGTGGTACCCAGTCTACGAACAAATTCATAGCCGTAATATTTCTACTGAAGGAAACATGACACATTTTTCGGGACCCTGCTCTTGAGTGAGGTCAGTCCGGATCTGTGTTTGTCAAGTGCTTTGCGTCGGACCTGGTGCCTTGTGATTTAGGGATATACTTGGGTTTGTAGTTTTACAGACAATAGCTACAAGCTGTCTGGCTAGTTTATGCTGACTTTGTGCTTAGCTAAATATTTAACTAGTAGATTATCACTGACAGACCTGATTGTAAGTATATTCGTTAGCTAGCTGTCTCAGTCTAGCTGTCTTTGTCAAGTAGCTACTATTGGCTGTTTAGCTGTAAGTTACCAGCTATAGGTGAATGGAACTAGCTTGAGCATACCAGCTAGCCAGTTATTCAGTAAACATTAGGGTTTAAGTAAACCTTCACATACAGCTAATTATCTTGTGGAGTTACCATTCAAGTTAAACACAACATGGATGCATTTACCTCTCCTACTAGCGATGTACCTTATCGGCAAGTTGGCATATCTGCAACAATGTAGCATTATCTCGTTGGTTCGGTGTACGAGTCCGATCTGCAGTTTTTGAGGCTGCCATTCTCTCATGGATTTAGTACGAAAGAAGAATGTGACGGTTTAGAAAGTTACCTAGTCTAGCTTTGTGGTCAACTTACATTGCTTTCTAGCCAGAGCTGGCGATAAAAATGCATAGTGATGTTTTGTTCCGCCTTGCAGATAGGTTGGGGTCTAACATGCAGATCACTGTTTTCATTGCAGGTTTTCTTGGATACATAAACTTTCCTTGTGCCAATACAGCGATGTTGCCGTGTTTGCAAAGAGCCCTACTGCGACCCGTCCTCACACTCAGGCCGAGGTTGGTGTCGGGAAAGTTCTGCGGTAATCTACCCGCGGCACTCAAGCTTCTGTCGCCTGTGCCTCTGGTGCAGAGTCGTAACTTgggcacacatccacacaaggAACCGATGGAGCCCCTGAATTCGCCACAGGGGGCAAGAGAGTTCATCTACAGCCTGCACCCCGCGGAACGCTCATGCTTACTGAAAGAGCTCCATCGCTTTGAATCCATGGCAATTGCCCAAGGTAAGATGCTATATGTGGTGACGGTGCTGAACAAGGGTTTATTGATAGGACAGGGGAAGGATGAGGGCTGGAAAGCCCTGATCTCACTATGTGCACTGAGTGGATGGTTTGTTCTCAGTACTGCAGCTTGGCATTCCATTCTTTTCATGCAGGCACTGGACAGAAACGTTGCAGAGTTGGATAGCACAACTGTACTGTGATTTTGCTCTATGTAAAAAGGCTTGTAGACGCCCTTGCTGTATACAGCTAAAACAACCTTATGTTGTGGTCTAGTGGTGGAAAGCAGCCCTAGTTTTAACAGGAACATACCACAGTAGGAGTGCCATGGTAGGTCTATAGAATTCTGTTAATTCTGTAAAGTTAAGTGACAGGAATTAGATAC
Encoded here:
- the rnf139 gene encoding E3 ubiquitin-protein ligase RNF139, producing MASPHARIGRQALAVLDVAFRVPCIFIIDAIFNSYYDPGSGWAGATGKLLLQFLGILVSSVVLVLSQRALFRFYMLFLAVLLGTVAVLINYHASSHIDFYSTYYKAALGFRLLPRSGPTLWLGMAVVQLLFGLGYVVLLNVQSIFAALIVLDIMIPIWGLVVELPVDVRQLVAITSGLVLAINTAVYLTLKLKWFYYSCRYVFLLVRHMYRIYGVQLLVEDTWKRIRFPDVLRVFWLTRMTAQAIILVYVVKVVRNENGEQTYLTWDVFWDLLSNLIISGCDSTLTVLGMSAVISSIAHYLGLSILAFIGSTEEEDKRLGFVAPVLFFILALQTGLSGLDPEERLVRLSRNMCLLLTAILHFIHGMTDPVLMSLSASHVSSVRRHLPVLLVSLCLFVLPIILSYALWHHYALNTWLFAVTAFCVELCLKVIVSLTVYTLFMVDGYYNVLWEKLDDYVYYMRSTGNVIEFIFGVIMFGNGAYTMMFESGSKIRACMMCLHAYFNIYLQAKNGWKTFINRRTAVKKINSLPEVKGSQLRDIEDVCAICYQEFATSARLTPCHHYFHALCLRKWLYIQDTCPMCHQKVYIEEESRDSAPFSNNNGYVAPNENVGEFPEAVGAEAAAVAGEPELENELLEDNDSIEYDEDEWGTQNGGTPIEEDYINDDTDSSGE